The genomic window GAGGAGCGGCAGAAGGGCCGGGATGCCAAGGCGGCCGCCCAAATTGCCGTAGAAAACTGTTCCCAGTCCATCCTCAGCAGCGGGTTGGCCTTCTTCGCCGCCACCATCGGCGTTGCGGCCATCTCCAGAATTCAGTTGATCCAAAGCCTATGCGAGATGATTTCCCGGGGCGCTCTGATCAGTATGTTCACGATCATCTTCGTGTTCCCGGCCCTGCTGATCGTCTTTTCCAGGCTCATTGAAAAAACCAGCTATCATTGGCTGACCGTCCAGAACCAAAAAGGAGCTGATTTAAATGCAAACCTGTAAAAAGATGCTGTCCGTAATTCTCTGTGCCGCCATGCTGCTTTGGGCTTTCCCGTCAGTCCGGGCGGAGGGTGCGTCCGTCAGCAAGGATGAAAATGTGTACATCATCCTGAACCCCGATGGATCCATCCAAAAACAGACGGACAGTGTTTGGCTGCACAGCGACAACGGGTTTGACCGCTTTGCCGACCCCAGCACTCTCTCGGACGTGGTCAATATCAAAAGCGATGTCCAGCCGCAAGCCGTAAAGGGCGGTCTTACCTGGACCACCCAGGATCACGATCTCTACTACCAGGGTACGCCCAAGGGCACCCCACCCGTGACGATGGCAATCAGCTACACCTTAAACGGACAGCCAAAGACCGCGGAGGAGCTGCTCGGCCAAAGCGGCGAGCTGGAGATCCAAATCAAGCTCCTGAATCACGAAAAGCAGGATAAGACGATTGCCGGTGAAACCCGCCCCATCTACACCCCTTTTGCCATGGCACTGGTCCTCGATCTGCCCGTGGACCATTTTACCAACATTGATGCCGGCGATTCAGAGATTTTAAGCGAATCCTCCCACCAGATACTCACCCTGCTGGTCTTCCCGGGGATGTCGGAAAACCTGGGGGAGCTGCTGGATTCCGAATATCTGAGCGATCTCAAAGATCTTCTTCAAGATGAATTCACCATCCGTGCCCAGGTCACCGATTTTGAGATGCCCGGCATCCTTGGCGCCGCGGCCACCGATCTTGCCGATCTCTCCGATCTCAGCGTGAGCAGCGATATGGCCAAACTGTTCAGCGGCATGGACCAGCTCCAATCCGCCAGCGGTGAGTTGGAATCGGGAACAAGTCTCCTGACCGATGCACTGAACCAGTACAAAGCGAAGATGGAGGCATTCAGGACCAAATATGCCGAGTTTGACAGCGGCCTGAACACCGCCCTCAGCGGCGCCGATTCCCTCAAATCCGGCGCTGGCCGTCTGAAAAGCGCCGCCTCCACCCTAAAGGCCCGAGTCACCGATGAGCTCATACCCGCCATCGAGCAGGCGGCCCCCCTGCAAAAGAAGCTGAACGATGAACTCGCCCTGCTCAAGGAGCAGCTTTCCGGGCTCCAGCTGCCCGATATGGACGGTCTGGAACTGCAGCTTTCCGGCGCACTCGGCGATGTGTGCGACGGATCCTCCGATGCCACCATCCGCATCCTTACCGGCAAATCCCTCTCCGAACTGCCGGAAGAGCAGCAGCAGCAGATTCTTGGCGCCCGCTCCCAGATCAAGTCCCAGGCCGCCGGTTCCCTCGCGCAGGCGATGGGTCAGTTGGATCTCAGCGCCCTTGGGGCGCTCAAAAGCACTCTGACGGATATCGAAGGCTTGGCCGACGAGCTGATGGGCGGGATGAGCGGCCTCACCGCCGCGCTGTATGACCCAAACGACGATCCCGAAAATCCTCAGACCCTGGCCGCCGCTATTTTGGCGCTTTCCCAGGGCGCCGGCGATCTGGATCAGGGCGCCGCTTCCCTTACCCAGGGACTCCAGCAGCTGAAGGGGGCCTCCAGTGAGATTCTGAACGTGATTCGTGCCTTCGACGAGAATGCCGGCACGCTTTCGGAGAAGAGCGGTGAAATCCATCGGGGCATGAGCCAGTTCAACCGGGAGGGAATGGCTGAGCTGAATAACGGCGAACTGAGAAGTGACCTGGATACCTTGGAAGCGATTCGGAGCGAGATGGACAGTCAGGCCCAGGCCTACAGCAGTTATGCCGGAGCCCCCAGCGGCGCAGAGACCTCCGTAAAGTTTATCTTCAAGGTGGAAGGCCCCAAGGCTGCAAAGGACGCACCCACCGCTCAGGCCCCTGTTCAGAACGAACAGCCCGGGTTTTGGGAGCGCCTCAAGAATCTATTTAAAAATATTTTTTAGGGCGACAGAAAGGAGTACATAAGATGAAGATGAAGGAAAGTGCCGAAAAATTGATGCTGGATAAGGCCGTGGACTACGTGGTGAAGGATCCAAGAGCCCGGCTGCCCAAGCTTCTGAACAAGGTGGAGATGCTGGATCGAAAACATTTGTATCAGCGGACCTACGACAACCTGCACCGCTCCTTCGCCGACCCGGAAGACAACTGGAACCGATTCCTGTGTGATCTGGCCAGCCAGTCCGATCCCGGAATCCTTAAAAAGCTGCTGTTCAACATCGTGATCAACTCCGGCATGGCCGGCTATCCCATTCAGATCGCCGCCAAGGAAAAGCACCGGTGCAACATACCCTGGGCCATCCTCATGGATCCCACCAGCGCCTGCAACCTTCGTTGCACCGGCTGCTGGGCCGCCGAGTACGGCCAGCAGAACAATTTATCCTATGAGGTGATGGATCGGGTCATCCGGGAGGGCAAGGAGCTTGGTGTATACATCTATATCTTCTCCGGCGGCGAGCCGCTGGTAAAAAAGGACCTGGTTCTTCAGCTTTGTGAAAACCATCCCGACTGTATCTTCCTGGCATTCACCAACGGCACCCTGGTGGATGAAAAATTTGCCGATGATCTCCTCCGCGTGGGCAACTTCATGCTGGCCTTCTCCATCGAGGGCTTTGAAGCGGAGACGGATATGCGAAGGGGTAAGGGCACCTACCAAAAGGTGGTGGCCGCCATGAGCCTTCTGAAGGAAAAGCGGATTCCCTTTGGTTTTTCCACCTGCTATCATGCTCAAAACACGCAGGTGGTGGGCTCCGACGAATACATCGACCTCATGGTGGAGCTGGGATGCCGCTTCGGTTGGTATTTCACCTACATGCCCGTGGGCAGCGACGCTGTGCCCGAACTCATGGTATCCCCCGAGCAGCGTGCCTACATGTATGATCGTATGCAATATTTCCGCAAGAACAAACCCATTTTTGCACTGGATTTCTGGAACGACGGGTCCTACGTGGGCGGTTGTATCGCGGGCGGCAGAAGCTACCTGCACATCAACGCCGCAGGCGATGTGGAACCCTGCGCCTTCATCCACTATTCCAATGTAAACATCAATGACTGCAGCCTGCTGGACGCTCTGAAATCGCCCCTCTTCATGGCTTATCGGGAGCACCAGCCCTTTAATGACAATCACCTGCGGCCCTGTCCCCTGCTGGACAATCCCGATATGCTGGTGGAAATGGTCCGCCGCTCCGGTGCCAAATCCACCGACATGGTCAGCCCGGAGGACGTGGAGGATCTGGCAAACAAGTGCCGAAATGCCGCCAAATGCTGGGGCACCACGGCGGATATTCTCTGGGAGGACTACCTTCTGCAGCAGGAAAAACGCTATTCAGAACGTTTCCGCACAGTGATCAAATAATCCTATGGGAACGCGGCCGCGCCGCGTTCTTTTTTTGTGCCCAGCTATTCAGTGCTTGCGCTGTTTTGCCGCATGCCCTTATAATGGAGTCATTAAAAGAATAGGGAGTACAGCCAGTCATGACCGATATTGAGATCGCCAACGCCGCCCAGCCTCTTCCCATCGGGAGGATCGCATCCGGACTGGGCCTCACCGAGGAACAGTATGAAACCTATGGCCGCTACAAGGCCAAAGTGCGGCTTGAGACCTTGCAGGGCCGTCCCCTCCATGGCAAATTGGTGCTGGTCACCGCCATCAGCCCCACGCCGGCAGGCGAGGGAAAAACCACAGTATCCGTGGGCCTTGGGGATGCACTCACCGCCTTAGGCACGAAGGCAGTGCTGGCGCTGAGGGAGCCCTCCCTTGGCCCGGTATTCGGCATCAAGGGCGGCGCCGCAGGCGGCGGCTATGCCCAAGTGATCCCCATGGAGGATATCAACCTGCATTTTACCGGTGATCTGCACGCCATCACCGCTGCCAACAACCTCCTTTCCGCCATGGTGGACAACCATATCAAGCAGGGCCTCGCACCGGCGATTCGACCGGGAACGGTCACTTTCCGCAGGTGCCTTGACATGAACGACCGTCAGCTGCGCCAGGTGGTCACCGGTCTCGGGGGAAAGGCCAACGGCGTCCCTGCGGAAAGCGGTTTTGATATCACCGCTGCCAGCGAAGTGATGGCGGTGCTCTGTCTCGCCAAGGACCTAAGCGATCTCAAGACCCGCCTTTCCCGCATCGTGGTGGGCGAGAACGCGGAAGGCGGTTTTGTCACCGCCGGAGATATCGGTGCGGCGGGCGCCATGGCCGTGCTGC from Gehongia tenuis includes these protein-coding regions:
- a CDS encoding radical SAM protein, whose amino-acid sequence is MKMKESAEKLMLDKAVDYVVKDPRARLPKLLNKVEMLDRKHLYQRTYDNLHRSFADPEDNWNRFLCDLASQSDPGILKKLLFNIVINSGMAGYPIQIAAKEKHRCNIPWAILMDPTSACNLRCTGCWAAEYGQQNNLSYEVMDRVIREGKELGVYIYIFSGGEPLVKKDLVLQLCENHPDCIFLAFTNGTLVDEKFADDLLRVGNFMLAFSIEGFEAETDMRRGKGTYQKVVAAMSLLKEKRIPFGFSTCYHAQNTQVVGSDEYIDLMVELGCRFGWYFTYMPVGSDAVPELMVSPEQRAYMYDRMQYFRKNKPIFALDFWNDGSYVGGCIAGGRSYLHINAAGDVEPCAFIHYSNVNINDCSLLDALKSPLFMAYREHQPFNDNHLRPCPLLDNPDMLVEMVRRSGAKSTDMVSPEDVEDLANKCRNAAKCWGTTADILWEDYLLQQEKRYSERFRTVIK